A window from Variovorax sp. PBL-E5 encodes these proteins:
- a CDS encoding BMP family ABC transporter substrate-binding protein, giving the protein MTDLNKRSLLKLAALTAVASAALVGCGKKDEAAAPAAAPAAPAPTAAAAPAPAAAPLNIAFAYVGPVGDGGWSFAHDKARKALEKEFGDKIKTTFVESVPEGADAERVFRDFVSQGNKLIFGTTFGYMEPMLKVAADSKDVKFEHATGYKTAENMRTYDSRTYEGAYMAGIVAGSMTKTNTLGVVGSVPIPEVLRNINSFTLGAQSVNPKITTKVVWVNEWFSPPKETEAATALINGGADVLFQNTDSPAVLKTAQEKGKRAFGWDSDMTAYGPKAHLASAVINWTPYYIKATQDVLDGKWATGQSWWGVKEGAIDLVSIADDVPAEAKAKVDEVKKGLKDGTFSIWKGPIVGQDGKEVVAKDAVADDKFLTSINFYVKGVEGTVPGDKK; this is encoded by the coding sequence ATGACTGATCTGAACAAGCGTTCCCTGCTCAAGCTGGCTGCCCTCACGGCGGTCGCCTCGGCCGCCCTCGTGGGCTGCGGCAAGAAGGACGAGGCGGCGGCACCGGCCGCGGCGCCCGCCGCCCCGGCACCGACCGCCGCCGCAGCGCCTGCGCCCGCTGCCGCGCCGCTGAACATCGCGTTCGCCTACGTCGGCCCGGTCGGCGACGGCGGCTGGTCCTTCGCGCACGACAAGGCGCGCAAGGCGCTCGAGAAGGAATTCGGCGACAAGATCAAGACCACCTTCGTCGAGAGCGTGCCCGAGGGCGCCGACGCCGAGCGCGTGTTCCGCGACTTCGTGAGCCAGGGCAACAAGCTGATCTTCGGCACCACCTTCGGCTACATGGAGCCGATGCTCAAGGTCGCCGCCGACAGCAAGGACGTGAAGTTCGAGCACGCCACCGGCTACAAGACGGCCGAGAACATGCGTACCTACGACAGCCGCACCTACGAGGGGGCTTACATGGCCGGCATCGTTGCGGGTTCGATGACCAAGACCAACACGCTCGGCGTCGTCGGGTCGGTGCCGATCCCCGAGGTGCTGCGCAACATCAACAGCTTCACGCTGGGTGCGCAGTCGGTCAATCCGAAGATCACGACCAAGGTGGTGTGGGTCAACGAATGGTTCAGCCCGCCGAAGGAGACCGAGGCCGCCACGGCGCTGATCAACGGCGGTGCCGACGTGCTGTTCCAGAACACCGATTCGCCGGCCGTGCTGAAGACGGCCCAGGAAAAGGGCAAGCGCGCCTTCGGCTGGGATTCGGACATGACCGCCTACGGCCCGAAGGCCCACCTGGCCTCGGCCGTGATCAACTGGACGCCGTACTACATCAAGGCCACGCAGGACGTGCTCGACGGCAAGTGGGCCACGGGCCAGAGCTGGTGGGGCGTGAAGGAAGGCGCGATCGACCTGGTGTCGATCGCCGACGACGTGCCGGCTGAGGCCAAGGCCAAGGTCGACGAAGTCAAGAAGGGCCTGAAGGATGGCACTTTTTCGATCTGGAAGGGCCCGATCGTCGGCCAGGACGGCAAGGAAGTGGTCGCCAAGGACGCGGTGGCGGACGACAAGTTCCTGACCAGCATCAACTTCTACGTCAAGGGTGTCGAAGGTACGGTTCCCGGAGACAAGAAGTAA
- a CDS encoding ABC transporter permease, producing the protein MLKLEPRPQLSRFWSYASPILALLVTVVIGMVLFALLGKDPVKGLLVFFWEPIKSGYALGELMVKATPLLIIALGLAVCFRANVWNIGAEGQYVFGAIVAGGVALLADKNTGPWIVVPILFAGILGGMVWAGITAFLRDKFNANEILVSLMLVYVAILLLGYMVAGPWKDPHGYNFPQSKTFEAVTQIPRLMKGSRVSIGLIIALCGAGALWVFLFRTRAGFAQQVGGLAPAAARYAGFSARRAVWIALLTSGGAAGLAGALEVAGPIGQLTPYLPAGYGFAAIIVAFVGRLHPVGMIFSAILMSMFYIGGELAQSRLGLPKSLTGVFQGLLLFTLLACDTLIVYRLKRKAEPKALPAAAAASGTSSLQASTPLTAPVPVAQVTTEGAV; encoded by the coding sequence ATGCTTAAGCTCGAACCCCGCCCGCAACTGTCGCGCTTCTGGAGCTACGCCTCGCCGATCCTGGCGCTGCTGGTCACGGTGGTGATCGGCATGGTGCTGTTCGCGCTGCTCGGCAAGGATCCCGTCAAGGGCCTCTTGGTCTTCTTCTGGGAACCGATCAAGAGCGGCTATGCGCTGGGCGAGCTGATGGTCAAGGCGACGCCGCTCCTGATCATCGCGCTCGGGCTGGCCGTGTGCTTTCGCGCCAACGTGTGGAACATCGGTGCCGAAGGGCAGTACGTGTTCGGCGCCATCGTGGCCGGCGGCGTGGCCTTGCTGGCCGACAAGAACACCGGCCCCTGGATCGTGGTCCCGATTCTGTTCGCGGGCATCCTCGGCGGCATGGTATGGGCCGGCATCACCGCCTTCCTGCGCGACAAGTTCAATGCCAACGAGATCCTGGTGAGCCTGATGCTGGTGTACGTGGCGATCCTGCTGCTGGGCTACATGGTCGCCGGGCCGTGGAAGGATCCGCACGGCTACAACTTCCCGCAGAGCAAGACCTTCGAGGCGGTGACGCAGATCCCGCGCCTCATGAAGGGCTCGCGCGTGAGCATCGGGCTGATCATCGCGCTGTGCGGCGCGGGTGCGCTGTGGGTGTTCCTGTTCCGCACGCGCGCCGGCTTCGCGCAGCAGGTCGGCGGCCTCGCGCCGGCGGCGGCGCGCTATGCGGGCTTCTCGGCGCGGCGCGCGGTGTGGATCGCGCTGCTGACTTCGGGCGGCGCGGCCGGCCTCGCGGGCGCGCTCGAAGTCGCGGGCCCGATCGGCCAGCTCACGCCCTACCTGCCGGCGGGCTACGGCTTTGCCGCGATCATCGTCGCCTTCGTCGGGCGGCTGCATCCGGTGGGCATGATCTTCTCGGCGATCCTGATGAGCATGTTCTACATCGGCGGCGAACTCGCGCAGTCGCGGCTCGGGCTGCCGAAGTCGCTGACGGGCGTGTTCCAGGGGCTGCTGCTGTTCACGCTGCTGGCCTGCGACACGCTGATCGTGTATCGGCTCAAGCGCAAGGCGGAGCCCAAGGCGCTGCCGGCTGCGGCCGCGGCATCCGGTACTTCGTCGCTGCAGGCCAGCACGCCGCTCACCGCACCGGTGCCCGTAGCTCAAGTCACGACCGAAGGAGCCGTCTGA
- a CDS encoding acyltransferase: MKMKRLLALAVVILPWTLKRWALQRFWGYQLAETARIGLSYVFPGELVMAERAFIGHFNVAIHLGRLECGEHSIINRSNWITGHSPDGAHFTHRADRDPTLVVGAHAAITKSHIIDCTDRVEIGDYTTLAGYHSQLITHGINVVDGRQDCKPIRIGAYCLIGTRVTVLGGAALPDRCVLGAASVLNKAHTEELSLYAGQPAVRIRALSADSRYFTRERGFVH; encoded by the coding sequence ATGAAGATGAAGAGGCTGCTGGCGCTGGCCGTGGTGATCCTGCCCTGGACGCTCAAGCGCTGGGCCCTGCAGCGGTTCTGGGGCTATCAGCTCGCAGAGACGGCACGCATCGGGCTCTCCTATGTCTTCCCGGGCGAGCTGGTGATGGCCGAGCGTGCCTTCATCGGCCACTTCAATGTCGCGATCCACCTGGGCCGGCTGGAGTGCGGCGAACACTCGATCATCAACCGCTCGAACTGGATCACCGGCCACTCGCCGGACGGCGCCCACTTCACCCACCGGGCCGACCGCGATCCCACGCTGGTGGTCGGCGCGCACGCGGCCATCACCAAGTCGCACATCATCGACTGCACCGACCGCGTCGAGATCGGCGACTACACCACGCTCGCCGGCTACCACTCGCAGCTGATCACGCACGGCATCAACGTGGTCGACGGACGGCAGGACTGCAAGCCGATCCGCATCGGCGCCTATTGCCTCATCGGTACGCGCGTCACCGTGCTGGGCGGTGCCGCCCTGCCCGACCGCTGCGTGCTCGGTGCCGCCTCGGTGCTCAACAAGGCGCACACCGAGGAGCTCTCGCTCTACGCGGGACAGCCGGCCGTGCGCATCAGGGCGCTGTCGGCCGACAGCCGCTACTTCACGCGCGAGCGCGGCTTCGTGCACTGA
- a CDS encoding ABC transporter permease, which produces MESYALLIGSMLSAGTVLAIAALGLLINEKAGIVNLGAEGIMLCAAIAGFATVVVTHSTWLGFLAGMAAGALLAAFFGVLVIWLNTNQYATGLALSLFGVGFSAFAGINFVQAKLPESVSYALPVLGDIPLIGPALFRHHPMVYFAVALTFGLVWFLYRTRAGLVLRSVGESPESAHALGYPVRRIRLMAVIAGGALCGLAGAYLSTVYTPLWVEGMVAGRGWIALALTTFATWRPIRVLLGAYLFGGVSMLGFYLQSTGINVPSQFLSMLTYIAPIVVLALISRNPAFIRINMPASIGKPFYPGS; this is translated from the coding sequence ATGGAATCCTACGCACTCCTCATCGGCTCGATGCTGAGCGCCGGCACGGTGCTGGCGATCGCGGCGCTGGGCCTCCTGATCAACGAGAAGGCCGGCATCGTCAACCTCGGCGCCGAGGGCATCATGCTGTGCGCCGCGATCGCCGGCTTCGCCACCGTGGTCGTCACGCACAGCACCTGGCTCGGCTTTCTGGCCGGCATGGCGGCCGGCGCGCTGCTGGCGGCCTTCTTCGGCGTGCTGGTGATCTGGCTCAACACCAACCAGTACGCGACCGGGCTCGCGCTGAGCCTGTTCGGCGTCGGCTTCTCGGCCTTCGCGGGCATCAACTTCGTGCAGGCCAAGCTGCCCGAGAGCGTGTCCTATGCGCTGCCGGTGCTGGGCGACATCCCGCTCATCGGGCCGGCGCTGTTCCGGCACCATCCGATGGTGTATTTCGCGGTGGCGCTGACCTTCGGGCTGGTCTGGTTCCTGTACCGCACGCGCGCCGGGCTGGTGCTGCGCTCGGTGGGCGAGTCGCCCGAGTCGGCGCATGCGCTGGGCTACCCGGTGCGGCGCATCCGCTTGATGGCGGTGATCGCCGGCGGCGCGCTGTGCGGGCTCGCGGGCGCCTACCTGTCGACGGTCTACACGCCGCTGTGGGTCGAAGGCATGGTGGCCGGCCGCGGCTGGATCGCGCTGGCGCTCACCACCTTCGCGACCTGGCGGCCGATCCGCGTGCTGCTCGGCGCCTACCTGTTCGGCGGCGTCTCGATGCTCGGCTTCTACCTGCAGAGCACCGGCATCAACGTGCCCAGCCAGTTCCTGAGCATGCTGACCTACATCGCGCCGATCGTGGTGCTGGCGCTGATCTCCCGCAACCCCGCGTTCATCCGCATCAACATGCCGGCGTCGATAGGGAAACCGTTCTACCCCGGCTCATAA
- a CDS encoding LysR family transcriptional regulator, with translation MRDQALFDKIDLHLIRILHTVLTDRSVSRAAIRLGMYQPAVSAALKRLRELSGDPLLVRSGAGMVPTDAGLRMIEPSAAILRSAEVLFSDARGFDPQSAVTTFRIAASDYLDPLFLPTLVSQVKSNAPLCGIEIHPLSPDSDYHAHLSLGHVDLVIGNWLKPPEDLHMSRLFGDEIVSLVNKDHPAARRGWDADTWLSAEHIAPTPTHPGARGIIDQMLDELDMQRNITARCAHFGLIPDMVASSLLVLTTGRQYCERFIPRLPVKILECPVVLPRLMYYQLWHERTHSSSSARWLRDRIKSVAASLRPPPANTATAHST, from the coding sequence ATGCGTGATCAAGCGCTATTCGACAAGATCGATTTACACCTCATCCGGATTCTTCATACCGTGTTGACCGACCGCAGCGTCTCGCGCGCCGCCATCCGGCTGGGCATGTACCAGCCCGCCGTCTCGGCCGCCCTCAAGCGGCTGCGCGAGCTGTCGGGCGATCCGTTGCTGGTGCGCTCGGGTGCCGGCATGGTGCCGACCGACGCCGGCCTGCGCATGATCGAGCCCAGCGCGGCCATCCTGCGCTCGGCCGAGGTGCTGTTCTCCGACGCCCGCGGCTTCGACCCGCAGAGCGCGGTCACCACCTTCCGCATCGCCGCCAGCGACTACCTCGACCCGCTGTTCCTGCCGACGCTGGTGTCGCAGGTGAAGAGCAACGCGCCGCTGTGCGGCATCGAGATCCATCCGCTGTCGCCCGATTCGGACTACCACGCGCACCTGTCGCTCGGCCACGTCGACCTGGTGATCGGCAACTGGCTCAAGCCCCCTGAAGACCTGCACATGTCGCGCCTGTTCGGCGACGAGATCGTCTCGCTGGTCAACAAGGACCATCCGGCCGCGCGCCGCGGCTGGGACGCCGACACCTGGCTCAGCGCCGAGCACATCGCGCCGACGCCCACGCACCCGGGTGCGCGCGGGATCATCGACCAGATGCTCGACGAACTGGACATGCAGCGCAACATCACGGCGCGCTGCGCCCACTTCGGGCTGATACCCGACATGGTCGCCTCCAGCCTGCTGGTGCTGACGACCGGGCGCCAGTACTGCGAGCGCTTCATCCCGCGCCTGCCCGTGAAGATCCTCGAATGCCCGGTCGTGCTGCCGCGGCTCATGTACTACCAGCTCTGGCACGAGCGCACGCATTCGTCGAGTTCGGCGCGCTGGCTGCGCGACCGCATCAAGTCGGTGGCCGCCTCCCTGCGGCCGCCTCCCGCAAACACCGCGACGGCCCACAGCACCTAG
- a CDS encoding ABC transporter ATP-binding protein — protein sequence MTIHRLQLAHITKRYPAVVANSDVSLTVGPGETHAVLGENGAGKSTLMKIIYGSVKPDEGSVMFNGQPANIRNPQEARALGISMVFQHFSLFDTLTVAENVWLGLDKSLALAEVARRITAKAGEYGLDIDPSRPVHTLSVGEMQRVEIIRALLTDPKLLILDEPTSVLTPQAVVKLFVVLKKLASEGCSILYISHKLHEIRELCTACTVLRGGKVTGVCNPQNESNESLSRLMIGAEPPPLQHRPVRAGAVALRVKALALAREDQFGVDLDGISLEVKAGEVVGIAGVSGNGQKELLYALSGEDTRAEPAMIEVFGQPAARLRPRRRRALGVHFVPEERLGRGAVPTLSLAHNMLLTRSNAVGKGGWIRTGALQQHAAGIIQRFNVKAGGPGAAARSLSGGNLQKFIVGREIDANPKIFIVSQPTWGVDVGAAALIRGEILALRDAGCAVLVVSEELDELFEISDRLYVIAKGRLSPSIDRAAATVPQIGEWMSGLWDASSPRRADTNTEVAHA from the coding sequence ATGACAATCCACAGACTCCAGCTCGCGCACATCACCAAGCGCTATCCCGCGGTGGTCGCCAACAGCGACGTATCGCTCACCGTCGGTCCCGGCGAGACCCACGCGGTGCTCGGCGAGAACGGCGCCGGCAAATCCACGCTGATGAAGATCATCTACGGCTCGGTCAAGCCGGACGAAGGCAGCGTGATGTTCAACGGCCAGCCGGCCAACATCCGCAACCCGCAGGAGGCGAGGGCGCTGGGCATCAGCATGGTGTTCCAGCACTTCAGCCTGTTCGACACGCTGACCGTGGCCGAGAACGTCTGGCTCGGGCTCGACAAGAGCCTGGCGCTGGCCGAGGTGGCGCGGCGCATCACGGCCAAGGCCGGCGAGTACGGGCTGGACATCGATCCCTCGCGCCCGGTCCACACGCTGTCGGTCGGCGAGATGCAGCGCGTCGAGATCATCCGCGCGCTGCTCACCGATCCCAAGCTGCTGATCCTCGACGAGCCGACCTCGGTGCTGACGCCGCAAGCGGTGGTCAAGCTCTTCGTGGTGCTGAAGAAGCTCGCCTCCGAAGGCTGCAGCATCCTCTACATCAGCCACAAGCTGCACGAGATCCGCGAGCTGTGCACCGCCTGCACCGTGCTGCGCGGCGGCAAGGTGACGGGCGTGTGCAACCCGCAGAACGAATCCAACGAGTCGCTGTCGCGGCTGATGATCGGCGCCGAGCCGCCGCCGCTGCAGCACCGGCCGGTGCGCGCGGGCGCGGTGGCGCTGCGCGTCAAGGCGCTGGCGCTGGCGCGCGAGGACCAGTTCGGCGTCGACCTCGACGGCATCTCGCTCGAGGTCAAGGCCGGCGAGGTGGTGGGCATCGCGGGCGTGTCGGGCAATGGCCAGAAGGAACTGCTCTATGCGCTCTCCGGCGAGGACACGCGCGCCGAGCCGGCGATGATCGAAGTGTTCGGCCAGCCGGCAGCGCGCCTGCGGCCGCGACGGCGCCGCGCGCTCGGCGTGCATTTCGTGCCGGAGGAGCGGCTGGGCCGCGGCGCGGTGCCGACGCTGAGCCTGGCGCACAACATGCTGCTCACGCGCAGCAACGCGGTGGGCAAGGGCGGCTGGATCCGTACCGGTGCGCTGCAGCAGCATGCGGCCGGCATCATCCAGCGCTTCAACGTCAAGGCCGGCGGTCCGGGTGCGGCGGCGCGTTCGCTGTCGGGCGGCAATTTGCAGAAGTTCATCGTCGGCCGCGAGATCGATGCCAATCCGAAGATCTTCATCGTCTCGCAGCCGACCTGGGGCGTGGACGTGGGCGCCGCGGCGCTGATCCGCGGCGAGATCCTCGCGCTGCGTGACGCCGGCTGCGCGGTGCTGGTGGTGAGCGAGGAGCTCGACGAGCTGTTCGAGATCAGCGATCGCCTCTATGTCATCGCCAAGGGCCGGCTCTCGCCGTCCATCGACCGCGCCGCGGCCACGGTGCCGCAGATCGGCGAATGGATGAGCGGCCTGTGGGACGCCTCGTCGCCACGCCGCGCCGACACGAACACGGAGGTGGCCCATGCTTAA
- a CDS encoding adenosine deaminase yields the protein MTAVKPVAIERLPALLRAMPKAELHIHIEGSLEPELIFALAQRNGVAIPYASVEDLRRAYAFTNLQSFLDIYYAGASVLLKEQDFYDMAWAYLERAAADQVLRTEMFFDPQTHTARGVAMQTVIDGLHRACVEAKAGLGVDAALILCFLRHLSEEDAFATLEQALPFRDKFIGVGLDSSELGHPPEKFARVFARCRELGLHLVAHAGEEGPPAYVWSALDVLKVERIDHGVQSVHDAALMKRLAQDRIPLTVCPLSNLKLCVFPDLAQHNLRALLDAGLVATVNSDDPAYFGGYMNQNFTETFAATGLTAQHAWQLAANSFEGSFAEAAAKRAYVDRLNDVFEVFT from the coding sequence ATGACCGCCGTCAAACCCGTTGCGATCGAACGCCTGCCCGCACTGCTGCGCGCGATGCCCAAGGCCGAACTGCACATCCACATCGAAGGCTCGCTGGAGCCCGAGCTGATCTTCGCGCTGGCGCAGCGCAATGGCGTGGCGATTCCGTACGCGAGCGTGGAGGATCTGCGCCGCGCCTATGCCTTCACCAACCTGCAGAGCTTTCTCGACATCTACTACGCCGGCGCGAGCGTGCTGCTGAAAGAGCAGGATTTCTACGACATGGCCTGGGCGTATCTCGAACGCGCCGCGGCCGACCAGGTGCTGCGCACCGAGATGTTCTTCGACCCGCAGACGCACACCGCGCGCGGCGTCGCGATGCAGACGGTGATCGACGGGCTGCACCGCGCCTGCGTCGAGGCCAAGGCCGGGCTGGGTGTCGATGCGGCGCTGATCCTGTGCTTCCTGCGCCATCTGAGCGAGGAAGACGCCTTCGCCACGCTCGAACAGGCGCTGCCGTTTCGCGACAAGTTCATCGGCGTCGGCCTCGATTCGAGCGAGCTCGGCCATCCGCCCGAGAAGTTCGCGCGCGTGTTCGCGCGCTGCCGCGAACTGGGCCTGCACCTCGTCGCGCATGCGGGCGAGGAAGGGCCGCCGGCCTATGTGTGGAGCGCGCTCGACGTGCTCAAGGTCGAGCGCATCGACCACGGCGTGCAGAGCGTGCACGACGCGGCATTGATGAAGCGGCTCGCGCAGGACCGCATTCCGCTCACCGTGTGCCCGCTGTCGAATCTCAAGCTCTGCGTGTTCCCCGACCTCGCGCAGCACAACCTGCGGGCCTTGCTCGATGCCGGCCTGGTCGCCACCGTCAACTCGGACGACCCGGCCTACTTCGGCGGTTACATGAACCAGAATTTCACCGAGACCTTCGCCGCCACCGGGCTCACGGCGCAGCATGCCTGGCAACTGGCGGCCAACAGCTTCGAGGGCAGCTTCGCCGAGGCAGCCGCCAAGCGCGCCTATGTCGACCGGCTCAACGACGTGTTCGAAGTTTTCACCTGA
- a CDS encoding NCS2 family permease, whose product MNWMERVFKLKEHDTTVRTELLAGLTTFLTMAYIIFVNPSILGDAGMPKDSVFVATCLIAALGTAIMALYANYPIALAPGMGLNAYFAYVVVLQMGFTWQAALGAVFISGCLFLAVTLFGLRELIIRGIPHSIRIAITVGIGLFLAIIALKNAGIVAPSKATYVTLGDLHTPQVVLATIGFFVIVVLDRLKVRGAILIGIVLVTVLSFFFAGNKFNGVFSAPPSIAPTFLQLDIKAALSGGILNVILVFFLVELFDATGTLMGVARRAGLLVPGKMERLNKALLADSGAIFAGSLLGTSSTTAYVESAAGVQAGGRTGLTALTVAILFLASLVISPLAGSVPAYATAPALFFVACLMLRELTELDWDETTEVIPAAVTALTMPFTYSIANGLAFGFITYAVLKLFTGRAKEAHWMVWLIGGVFLFKFIYIGG is encoded by the coding sequence ATGAACTGGATGGAACGGGTGTTCAAGCTCAAGGAGCACGACACCACGGTGCGCACGGAGCTGCTGGCGGGGCTCACGACCTTTCTGACGATGGCCTACATCATCTTCGTCAACCCGTCGATCCTCGGCGACGCGGGCATGCCGAAGGACTCGGTGTTCGTCGCCACCTGCCTGATCGCGGCGCTCGGCACGGCGATCATGGCGCTCTACGCCAACTACCCGATCGCGCTCGCGCCGGGCATGGGGCTCAACGCCTATTTCGCCTACGTGGTGGTGCTGCAGATGGGCTTCACCTGGCAGGCCGCGCTCGGCGCGGTGTTCATCTCGGGCTGCCTGTTCCTGGCGGTCACGCTGTTCGGACTGCGCGAGCTGATCATCCGCGGCATCCCGCATTCGATCCGCATCGCCATCACGGTCGGCATCGGGCTCTTCCTGGCCATCATTGCGCTCAAGAACGCGGGCATCGTGGCGCCGTCGAAGGCGACCTACGTGACGCTCGGCGACCTGCACACGCCGCAGGTCGTGCTGGCGACGATCGGCTTCTTCGTCATCGTGGTGCTCGACCGGCTCAAGGTGCGCGGCGCGATCCTGATCGGGATCGTGCTCGTCACGGTGCTGTCCTTCTTCTTCGCCGGCAACAAGTTCAACGGCGTGTTCTCGGCACCGCCCTCGATCGCGCCGACCTTCCTTCAGCTCGACATCAAGGCGGCGCTGTCCGGCGGCATCCTGAATGTGATCCTGGTGTTCTTCCTGGTCGAGCTGTTCGACGCCACCGGCACGCTGATGGGCGTGGCCCGCCGTGCCGGCCTCCTGGTGCCGGGCAAGATGGAGCGGCTCAACAAGGCGCTGCTGGCCGACAGCGGCGCGATCTTCGCCGGTTCGCTGCTCGGCACCTCCAGCACCACGGCCTATGTCGAGAGCGCTGCCGGCGTGCAGGCGGGTGGGCGCACGGGCCTCACCGCGCTCACGGTGGCGATCCTGTTCCTCGCCTCGCTGGTGATCTCGCCGCTGGCCGGCTCGGTGCCGGCCTATGCGACGGCGCCCGCGCTCTTCTTCGTGGCCTGTTTGATGCTTAGGGAATTGACCGAGCTCGACTGGGACGAAACCACCGAAGTGATTCCGGCCGCCGTGACCGCATTGACCATGCCCTTCACCTACTCGATCGCCAATGGCCTGGCCTTCGGCTTCATCACCTACGCGGTGCTGAAGCTGTTCACCGGCCGCGCCAAGGAGGCGCACTGGATGGTCTGGCTCATCGGCGGCGTGTTCCTCTTCAAGTTCATCTATATCGGAGGATAG
- a CDS encoding BMP family ABC transporter substrate-binding protein, with translation MYKNLAAAFAAACCISSAFSQSAPAAPPLKIGFVYVAPITDAGWVRQHEEGRQAVEAALPGRVKTTYVENVPEGPDAERVIRDLARQGNKLIFTPSFGYMEPTLKVARDFPDVKFESITGYKTAPNVATANARYYEGRYLAGIAAGRMTKTHVAGYVAGFPIPEVLQGINAFTLGMRSVDPKAVVKVVWLDAWFDPPKERDAAMTLFDQGVDVISFHTGSTAVMAAAQERGKMAVAYHSDMRKVAPDAQIIAVTHQWGGYYTQRARAVLDGTWKSGDVWGGVKEGMIRVGDFGPKVPKAVQQEVLARQQDIAAGRLQPFRAVTDVRDNEGHVVIPKGGALSDAQILQMNWLVEGVQGRIARRAG, from the coding sequence ATGTACAAAAACCTCGCAGCCGCGTTCGCGGCCGCTTGTTGCATTTCATCCGCCTTTTCCCAGTCCGCGCCGGCGGCCCCGCCGCTGAAGATCGGCTTCGTCTATGTCGCGCCCATCACCGATGCCGGCTGGGTGCGCCAGCACGAGGAAGGCCGTCAGGCCGTCGAGGCCGCGCTGCCCGGCCGCGTGAAGACCACCTACGTCGAGAACGTGCCCGAGGGGCCGGACGCCGAGCGCGTGATCCGCGATCTTGCCCGCCAGGGCAACAAGCTGATCTTCACGCCGAGCTTCGGCTACATGGAGCCGACGCTCAAGGTGGCGCGCGATTTCCCCGACGTGAAGTTCGAGTCGATCACCGGCTACAAGACCGCGCCCAACGTCGCGACCGCCAATGCGCGCTATTACGAAGGCCGCTACCTTGCGGGCATCGCCGCGGGCCGCATGACGAAGACCCATGTCGCGGGCTATGTCGCGGGCTTTCCGATCCCCGAGGTGCTGCAGGGCATCAATGCCTTCACGCTCGGCATGCGCTCGGTCGATCCGAAGGCGGTGGTCAAGGTGGTGTGGCTGGACGCCTGGTTCGATCCACCGAAGGAGCGCGATGCCGCCATGACGCTGTTCGACCAGGGCGTCGACGTGATCTCCTTCCACACCGGCTCGACCGCGGTGATGGCCGCGGCGCAGGAGCGCGGCAAGATGGCCGTGGCCTATCACTCGGACATGCGCAAGGTCGCGCCCGATGCGCAGATCATCGCCGTCACGCACCAGTGGGGCGGCTACTACACGCAGCGCGCGCGCGCCGTGCTCGACGGCACCTGGAAGAGCGGCGATGTCTGGGGTGGCGTCAAGGAAGGGATGATCCGCGTCGGCGACTTCGGGCCGAAGGTGCCGAAGGCGGTGCAGCAGGAGGTGCTGGCGCGCCAGCAGGACATCGCCGCCGGGCGGCTGCAGCCCTTTCGCGCCGTGACGGACGTGCGCGACAACGAGGGACACGTCGTGATCCCGAAGGGCGGCGCGCTCAGCGACGCGCAGATCCTGCAGATGAACTGGCTGGTCGAGGGCGTGCAGGGGCGCATCGCACGCCGTGCGGGCTGA